The Acidimicrobiales bacterium sequence TTCGCGCTGTAGTTGACGATCAGGAAGCCGTCCGTCGGCACGTCGATCGTGACGTCGGTCTTCAGGTCGTTGCCGTCCCAGTTGTCCTCGTCGGTGAACTGCTCGTAGGCGAGACGACCGACTTCGTCGTCGTGGGCGGACGCGTTGTCACTGATGGCGTCGGCGTTGTCGGCGATGTCGGCAGCGTTGTCGCTGATGTCGTCGGCGAGGGCGTCGCGGGCGGGGCCGGCGACGTTCTCGTCGTAGCGCTGCTGGAAAGTGACGGCCTCGTAGCGGGTGACGCCGTCGTCGCCGTTGAAGGTCGTCGGCGTCTTGCCGGTGGTGATGTCGTTGTCGTAGGCCCACTCGACAGCGTCGGAGTACCACTTGCCGTCCTCGACGTCGGTGAACGGGTGGTGGCCCGCATAGGCCACCGAGGTGCCGGCGAGGGCGACGGCCGCCACGACGAGAGCGAGCTTCGTCTTCGTGAGCTTGATGTTGATGTGCATGCGTTGTCCGCCAATCGGAGTCGTGTGCGCTCCTCGCGCACCACGGGTCCCGTCGGCCGCGACGCGCTCGATGTGAGCGCAGGTCCGATCAGCAGTAGGCGACGAAACGGAATGAACTGTCCGTCAGCGCCTCGCTGGTGTCGAAGACCCACACGGTGTGGAACTCGTTCTCCCCGCCGACCACGTAGCTGGTTGCGGTGAAACCGAGCGACGTGGTTGCCGT is a genomic window containing:
- a CDS encoding S-layer homology domain-containing protein, producing the protein MHINIKLTKTKLALVVAAVALAGTSVAYAGHHPFTDVEDGKWYSDAVEWAYDNDITTGKTPTTFNGDDGVTRYEAVTFQQRYDENVAGPARDALADDISDNAADIADNADAISDNASAHDDEVGRLAYEQFTDEDNWDGNDLKTDVTIDVPTDGFLIVNYSANIGRDINESGTGDLTVTATFEHDGDTIDTFFQVIDLDAGLFNFDTHTLSFTHVLEASAGDNDVDVTLSHGGDADDLLYVYNENLNVLFVPFDASSGPIIVPLGAGDDGRNHNPNGNN